One genomic region from Enoplosus armatus isolate fEnoArm2 chromosome 17, fEnoArm2.hap1, whole genome shotgun sequence encodes:
- the ubfd1 gene encoding ubiquitin domain-containing protein UBFD1, with protein MATQDGSEEVTMETEVKPKEAEPLGEDAEKGDTETTSHTDAGNTTTQDSSISNGDDADDKREMVDLKIIWNKNKYDLKIPVDNTGAKLKESIHSLTGLPPAMQKVMYKGLLPEDKTLREIKVTNGAKIMVVGSTINDVLAVNTPKEVIQQEVKAEENKKEPLCSQKQHRKVLDKGKPDDIMPAIKGTKERLPTVPLAGMFNKSGGKVRLTFKLEQDQLWIGTKERTEKVPMGSIKNVVSEPIEGHDDYHMMAFQLGPTEASQYWVYWVPAQFVDAIKDTVLGKWQYF; from the exons ATGGCGACACAGGATG GAAGTGAAGAAGTCACAATGGAAACTGAGGTAAAGCCAAAAGAAGCTGAACCACTAGGTGAAGATGCTGAAAAAGGTGACACAGAAACTACGTCTCACACAGATGCAGGAAACACCACAACTCAGGACTCTAGTATTAGCAATGGGGACGACGCAGACGACAAGCGGGAGATGGTGGATTTGAAGATTATCTGGAACAAGAATAAATATGATCTGAAAATTCCTGTTGATAACACCGGAGCAAAACTAAAAGAGAGCATCCATTCACTCACTG GTCTTCCACCGGCAATGCAGAAAGTGATGTACAAAGGATTGCTTCCAGAGGACAAGACGCTACGTGAAATAAAGGTTACAAATGGTGCAAAAATAATGGTGGTAGGATCtacaataaatgatgtattaGCTGTGAATACACCCAAAGAGGTCATCCAGCAGGAAGTTAAAGCTGAAGAGAACAAGAAGGAGCCCTTATGCAGCCAAAAG CAACACAGGAAGGTTTTGGACAAAGGTAAACCAGATGACATAATGCCAGCTATTAAAGGAACAAAG GAACGATTACCAACAGTGCCTTTAGCCGGAATGTTTAACAAGTCCGGAGGAAAAGTTAGACTCACTTTCAAACTGGAGCAAGATCAGTTGTGGATTGGAACAAAGG agagAACGGAGAAAGTCCCGATGGGCTCCATTAAAAACGTAGTGTCTGAACCCATTGAAGGCCATGACGACTATCACATGATG GCTTTTCAGTTGGGTCCAACAGAAGCTTCTCAATATTGGGTCTACTGGGTGCCTGCACAGTTTGTCGATGCAATCAAAGACACAGTCCTTGGAAAATGGCAGTATTTCTAA
- the zc3h7a gene encoding zinc finger CCCH domain-containing protein 7A, translating to MSGAFQDRRSRWQEIQKGLQFIQSTLPFPGSQEKYEVFIKDLVWNLFGEGNDVFKEGEWTKSIEMYTEALSIAEYADSEEICVPTGLLEKLYANRAAAYLNIVPGLYDQALEDCEKALQLNEGNHKALYRKAKSLKEMGRHQEAYEAVAKCSLAVPQDSSVTQLTQDLAKILGLKIRKAYVRSKPALNVLRGSSYQDAPCDKFSHGSSSVEDIEIEVPQLSQDSSVVAPVPAPSQAPVAVHPPLNEAVVDELPPNNSISSVPPSEPPGFESVPLPVSVPSSVPLPVPTFVNGCRTSKPCSMLETSQDFDADIIGDDLDDLLDQAGPESAMVIPTVKGPLPLPTSIASGSSMSSPFLMPSHINPFLHSSAQQCTVTLPPLYHKSGSSAYFGMDTFDALPPPLDSLDSLTDFKTDYAQSPFIPQLNNNDTPMGMAVGMPEVKGLPAAVDLVKNPLAETHEFKQACSICYVKTGPGVLDYTLHTEEHKCKKDALLGRIKHSLDKTWKLIRPRPTKTQYVGPYYICKEVAVGKECLYPGHCTFAYCQEEIDVWTLERKGFISRELLFDPYGPNSNVRLTVPKILQEHHGIFMFLCGVCFDHKPRIISKTNKDDPSLCSHPVTKHDFEDQKCLVHILKENTVRYSKIRPLSSQCQLDLCRHEVRYGCVREDDCFYAHSLIELKVWMMQHELGITHESIVQEAKKFWSAHASLQGAQQLSTAQRRFGPPNLKMMFVCGQCWRNGQLSEADKNKKYCSAKARHTWAKDRRVVLVSSHERKKWTTVRPLPTKKPIPSQFEICMHVTAGKKCQYIGNCTFAHSIEERDLWTYMKENNIPDMDQLYEQWLQSQRPGWGEETSNNSVRENGKQIHMPTDYAEEVAGNHCWLCGKNCNSEKQWQQHITSEKHKDRVFNSEDDQNCWQYRFPTGTFKVCERFIKGTCTEDDLCKLAHGEQELKEWMERREFLLMKLAKARKDHLIAPNDNDFGKYSFLLKDILM from the exons ATGTCCGGAGCGTTTCAGGACAGAAGAAGTCGCTGGCAGGAGATTCAGAAAGGCCTACAATTCATCCA ATCAACCCTTCCATTTCCTGGAAGTCAAGAGAAGTATGAG GTGTTCATTAAGGATCTCGTGTGGAATCTATTTGGAGAAGGAAATGACGTGTTTAAAGAAGGGGAATGGACAAAATCCATCGAGATGTACACCGAAGCCTTGAGTATAGCAGAGTATGCTGACTCAGAAGAAATCTGTGTTCCAACAGGTTTACTGGAAAAGCTGTATGCAAATCGGGCTGCTGCGTACTTAAACATTGTTCCG gGACTGTATGACCAAGCATTAGAAGACTGTGAAAAGGCTCTCCAGTTGAACGAGGGGAACCACAAAGCACTGTACAGAAAAGCAAAATCCTTAAAGGAGATGGGGAGACATCAAGAGGCCTATGAGGCTGTTGCCAAATGCTCTCTAGCAGTGCCTCAG GATTCCAGTGTCACACAGCTGACTCAGGACCTTGCCAAAATCTTGGGATTGAAAATCCGCAAAGCTTATGTAAGGAGTAAG ccTGCCTTGAATGTGTTGCGAGGATCAAGTTATCAAGATGCACCATGTGACAAG TTTTCCCATGGCTCGTCTTCAGTCGAAGATATAGAAATTG aaGTGCCTCAGCTGTCCCAGGATAGCAGTGTTGTGGCTCCAGTTCCAGCTCCTAGCCAAGCTCCAGTGGCAGTGCACCCGCCTCTAAATGAAGCAGTGGTGGATGAACTTCCTCCCAACAACAGTATCTCATCTGTGCCCCCGTCTGAGCCACCGGGCTTCGAGTCTGTTCCCCTGCCTGTGTCTGTTCCCTCGTCAGTCCCTCTTCCGGTGCCCACATTTGTTAATGGGTGCAGAACCAGTAAGCCTTGCTCGATGCTTGAAACCAGTCAAGATTTTGACGCAGACATCATTGGGGACGACTTAGATGATCTACTGGACCAAGCTGGCCCCGAATCAGCCATG GTTATACCCACAGTGAAGGGGCCACTTCCTTTGCCAACTAGTATTGCCTCGGGCAGTTCCATGTCGAGTCCATTCCTGATGCCATCTCACATCAACCCTTTTCTGCACAGTAGTGCCCAGCAATGCACCGTAACTCTGCCCCCGCTGTATCACAAGTCGGGGTCAAGTGCGTATTTTGGTATGGACACTTTTGACGCCCTCCCACCTCCACTGGACTCCCTGGATAGTCTCACAGACTTTAAAACAG ATTATGCCCAGAGCCCATTCATTCCACAG CTGAACAATAATGACACCCCAATGGGAATGGCTGTGGGTATGCCTGAAGTGAAGGgtcttcctgctgctgtggattTAGTGAAGAACCCCTTAGCTGAAACACATGAATTCAAACAAGCGTGCTCAATCTGTTACGTCAAAACTG GGCCCGGTGTGTTGGATTACACACTTCACACAGAAGAGCATAAATGCAAAAAGGACGCTTTACTCGGCAGAATCAAACATTCACTAGACAAAACGTGGAAGCTCATTCGGCCCAGACCAACAAAAACCCAATACGTTGGACCTTATTACATTTGCAAAG AGGTGGCTGTTGGGAAGGAGTGCCTGTATCCTGGCCACTGCACATTTGCATACTGCCAGGAAGAGATTGATGTTTGGACTCTGGAGCGAAAAGGGTTTATCTCCAGAGAACTACTCTTCGATCCATATGGGCCCAACTCCAATGTCAGGTTGACTGTCCCCAAGATCTTACAGGAGCATCATGGGATATTCATGTTTCTCTGTGGA GTGTGCTTTGACCACAAACCCAGAATAATCAGCAAAACCAACAAAGATGATCCTTCACTTTGCTCTCATCCAGTGACAAAGCACGACTTTGAGGATCAGAA GTGCCTGGTCcacattttgaaggaaaatACAGTCCGTTATTCCAAAATCAGACCCTTGAGTTCTCAGTGCCAACTGGATCTCTGTCGCCATGAAGTCCGCTACGGCTGCGTAAGAGAGGACGACTGCTTCTACGCCCACAGCCTCATCGAGCTGAAGGTCTGGATGATGCAGCACGAACTCG GTATCACTCATGAAAGTATTGTGCAAGAGGCAAAGAAGTTTTGGAGTGCACACGCTTCATTGCAGGGAGCCCAG CAGCTTTCCACTGCGCAGAGGAGGTTTGGGCCTCCAAATCTGAagatgatgtttgtttgtggccAGTGCTGGAGGAATGGCCAACTAAGCGaagctgacaaaaacaagaagtATTGCTCAGCCAAGGCAAGACACAC GTGGGCAAAAGACCGGCGGGTGGTGCTTGTAAGTTCCCACGAAAGGAAAAAGTGGACAACGGTTAGACCACTTCCAACCAAAAAACCCATCCCATCTCAATTTGAG ATCTGCATGCATGTGACAGCTGGCAAGAAGTGTCAGTACATTGGGAATTGTACGTTTGCGCACAGCATAGAAGAAAGAGACCTTTGGACCTacatgaaggaaaacaaca TTCCAGATATGGATCAGCTTTATGAGCAGTGGCTGCAGTCTCAGAGGCCTGGCTGGGGTGAAGAGACCTCCAATAACTCTGTGAGGGAGAATGGCAAACAGATCCACATGCCAACAGACTACGCTGAAGAAGTG gctGGCAATCACTGTTGGCTGTGTGGTAAAAACTGCAACAGTGAgaagcagtggcagcagcataTCACCTCAgaaaagcacaaagacagagttTTCAACTCTGAGGATGATCAGAACTGCTGGCAGTATCGATTTCCCACAGGCACTTTCAAAGTTTGTGAGAG GTTCATCAAAGGCACATGCACAGAGGATGACTTGTGTAAGCTGGCACATGGGGAACAGGAACTAAAAGAGTGGATGGAGCGCAGGGAATTCCTTTTGATGAAACTTGCCAAAGCCAGAAAAGACCATCTTATAGCACCAAATGACAATGACTTTGGAAAATACAGTTTTCTGCTTAAAGACATACTGATGTGA
- the LOC139300188 gene encoding UNC93-like protein MFSD11, translated as MADRRTFNVVILGVGFLFIFTAFTTCGNIEQTVVKSLENDTFTGSGYHSLGIIYGVFSFSNLLAPTVVAVIGPKMTMFLSGLLYSGYIAVFIIPSTWSFYLTSVLIGIGAAMLWTAQGHFLVENSEASTINRNTGMFWALLQCSMLFGNLYIYFEWNGRTEIPDSSRKNIFLSLLVASVLGTLSFLVLTKSHHEEEMLSEEEGQSLLSTRMMYKHRANTAMQDAKSEFKTILQLLKAKTILLLSPCMAYSGLELSFYSGVYGTCIGATAQFGAAAKGLIGISGIVLGIGEIVGGGLFGLLCKNNRFRRTSVVFLGMVVHFVAFYLIFLNIPDDASVVFNTNTQKKPYLTPSVSIALLCSFLLGLGDSCFNTQLYSILGRVYAEQSSPAFAIFKFIQSVFAAVAFFYSGYLLLMWQLLLMVLLGFTGTLCFFVVERMQNFSVDLQEY; from the exons ATGGCAGACAGACGGACTTTCAACGTTGTGATTTTGGGTGTGggatttttgttcatttttaccGCCTTCACCACCTGCGGGAACATTGAA CAAACTGTGGTGAAAAGCCTGGAGAATGATACTTTCACTGGGAGTGGGTACCACAG TCTTGGAATCATCTATGGAGTCTTTTCATTCTCCAATTTACTTGCACCAACAGTCGTTGCAGTAATTGGACCAAAAATGACTATGTTTCTGAGTGGCCTACTTTACAG TGGGTACATCGCTGTGTTCATCATCCCTTCAACATGGTCCTTTTACCTGACCTCTGTTCTGATAGGCATAGGAGCAGCCA TGCTCTGGACAGCTCAAGGGCACTTTCTGGTGGAAAACTCAGAGGCTTCCACCATCAACAGGAACACAGGGATGTTCTGGGCTCTCTTACAGTGCAG CATGCTGTTTGGCAatctttacatttattttgaatggaATGGAAGAACAGAGATACCAG acagcagcaggaaaaacatttttctgtccCTGTTGGTCGCCTCCGTCCTCGGGACACTCAGCTTCCTGGTGTTGACAAAGAGCCATCATGAAGAGGAGATGCTCTCTGAAGAGGAAGGGCAGTCGCTGCTCTCAACTCGCATGAT GTATAAGCACAGAGCGAACACCGCCATGCAGGATGCCAAGTCAGAATTCA AAACCATCCTGCAGCTTCTGAAGGCTAAAACTATACTGCTCCTGAGTCCCTGCATGGCATACAGCG GCCTGGAGCTATCTTTCTACAGTGGAGTGTATGGGACGTGCATTGGAGCAACTGCGCAGTTTGGAGCAGCAGCTAAAGGCTTGATTGGGATCTCTGGGATTGTGTTAGGCATTGGAGAAATTGTGG GTGGAGGCTTGTTTGGGTTGTTGTGTAAGAACAATCGCTTCAGACGGACCTCTGTGGTGTTTCTGGGAATGGTTGTGCATTTTGTTGCTTTCTATTTGATTTTCCTCAACATCCCAGATGATGCCTCTGTTGTCTTTAATACCAACACCCAAAAGAAGCCATATCTAACTCCCAG tgtatCCATTGCCCTGCTGTGCAGCTTCTTGCTTGGACTTGGGGACAGTTGTTTCAACACACAGCTCTACAGCATATTAGGCCGTGTTTACGCTGAACAAAGCTCGCCTGCTTTTGCCATCTTCAAATTCATCCAG tctgtttttgcAGCAGTGGCGTTCTTCTACAGCGGTTACCTCCTGTTGATGTGGCAGCTCCTGCTGATGGTCCTCCTGGGCTTCACTGGAACACTCTGCTTCTTCGTGGTGGAGAGGATGCAGAACTTCTCTGTAGATTTGCAGGAATATTAG
- the rmi2 gene encoding recQ-mediated genome instability protein 2 — MFKTMNTTVERKRPPPVKVLSGQLRTAENRGTADSGDGCVIRLGRGRSLLVSLVWMQGTVLEVQLDSNTVLLMDETGTFAVQGVNNIPKGKPCLSQGKYVMVMGVIQAISPEPVIRAVKMADLSELAALHRRMWKLEVEELQQVLA; from the exons ATGTTCAAAACCATGAACACAACCGTAGAGAGGAAACGCCCGCCGCCCGTTAAAGTGTTGTCCGGTCAGCTGAGGACGGCAGAGAACCGGGGGACAGCCGACAGCGGGGATGGATGTGTTATCCGGCTGGGCAGGGGTCGCTCTCTGCTGGTCTCTCTGGTGTGGATGCAGGGGACTGTGCTGGAGGTCCAGCTGGACAGTAACACCGTGCTGCTGATGGACGAGACGGGGACCTTTGCTGTTCAAGGCGTCAACAACATTCCCAAAGGGAAACCATGTTTGTCCCAAG GCAAATATGTCATGGTGATGGGTGTCATCCAGGCCATCTCCCCGGAGCCAGTCATCCGTGCAGTGAAGATGGCAGACCTCTCCGAGCTCGCCGCGCTTCACAGACGGATGTGgaagctggaggtggaggagctgcagcaggtgttGGCCTGA
- the pla2g10 gene encoding group 10 secretory phospholipase A2 has protein sequence MTAFYRILLLLSVAVASAATRRSQRTKRGLLELAGAIKCSTGRSALAYMMYGCYCGLGGQGWPRDRADWCCHRHDCCYGVAEHLGCQTKTDRYQWTCEDKTAECDDLKDKCEKLLCKCDRDAAKCLRKAPFNRRYALWPDMLCGYEQPTCNFY, from the exons ATGACTGCGTTTTACCGGATTCTTCTGCTTTTATCTG TGGCTGTGGCCTCTGCAGCGACACGCAGGTCCCAGCGGACAAAAAGAGGGTTACTCGAGTTGGCAGGAGCCATCAAATGCAGCACGGGGAGATCCGCCTTGGCTTACATGATGTACGGATGCTACTGTGGACTGGGCGGTCAAGGCTGGCCCAGAGACAGGGCAGACTG GTGTTGCCACAGACACGATTGCTGTTATGGAGTTGCAGAACATCTTGGCTGCCAAACCAAAACAGACCGGTATCAGTGGACGTGTGAGGACAAGACAGCTGAGTGTG ATGATTTGAAGGACAAATGTGAAAAGCTGCTGTGCAAGTGTGACCGAGACGCTGCCAAATGTTTGAGAAAAGCACCTTTCAACCGGAGATATGCCCTATGGCCAGATATGCTCTGTGGTTACGAACAACCGACGTGTAATTTCTACTGA